The genomic window CAGAAGGGTCACAGCAGGCTGCACTGGGTAACCTGAGGTCTTAGGAACAGAGTATCAACAGTGAGAAGAGGCGGTTCCTCTGTCCTCCAGCACACAAGGGTCAGGGAAAGACAGAACCACCAATGACTGAGCAGCGTCCGCTGGCCAGCATCCTCAGCACTTTTCTGCGGTCCAGTTCTGGAATGGCAGGTGACAGGGCACATACAAGACCTCTGCTCCACTGTCATTGTCAACTCATCTCGGCTCTGGTTCATTTGTTCACCTCGAGTCAACAAGGGGCGCACTGGCTTTACCCAATACTTGTCAGCTGGTGCCCACCGCGCTGTCAGGCAGTGAGATTTCTGGCTGACTTGGAGGCGCTCTGGGCCCGCTGAACGACGGCAGAACACTTCTCACGCCGCAGCAGCTTGTTGTTCTCAAAGAGACCTTCATTGCGGGGGATTCCATGAGAACCATCGGGGAAAGTCAGCAGGCCTTTGAGGAGGGCAGAGAAAACATGGGAGTAACAATGGCGTTAATGTCTCAAAGGTGAGCTTGATATGTTGaggctgaagaagagaaaaactcGCAGCTCTACTCAGGAGCACTCTATTGGTGAGTTCAATGGATAGGCGTCAGGGATGGCCGCTATGGATTGCTGGACCCCCGCAGGATTAAAACGAAACAGGTATATTTCCACCCATATTATGCCCACCTAAGTCACCCATCCTGCTGGGCTGCAACTTACCAAAACCATCTACTCTGCCATTTTTAAATTCCCCCTCAAACGTCATGTTGTCGTATCGAATGAAGACTCCGACGCCATTAAACTTGCCCTGGGCAAACTCCCCCTCATACCTGCAGAAACACCAGAAGTTAGCCTTCAGTGGGAAGTTAGCTGTCCAGATTAATGGAGTTGAGCAGCTGCCAAGGAGCAAGGAGCAATGCCAAGGAGCAAGCCGATTCCACCTGTCACATAGctccatctacccatctattcCCAGCCAGCAGAGAAGGATCAGAGTATATATGCCATGAAGCCCTGATCTCAACGAAAGAAGACAGGACGGGAATGGGAGTGGGGTGGAAAGTCACTCACTTGGTTGACATTTCAAATTTTAGGTCCACTTAAAAAATAACCAATAAAAGGACTACTTAGTCCTCATCTGTGTTCTGCAGGGAGTGAGACAAGCTCAGGATTGACCAAATATTTACCAGTGTCCCATTTTTATGTCAGACCCTCCCTTATTTAAGGCTAAGAAAGGAATGACCTCATACCCACCTTGAACCATCTGAGAAGGTCAATACCCCAAAGCCATTAAAGAGCCCATTCTCAAAATGACCCAGGTAGGTGCCACCATCTGCAAACATCAGTTGACCAAAACCATGCCTGCGGCCTGAACAAAGAGAAGGACAGGTGTCAGGTTGGAAGGAGGCAGTTTCAGGGTCCCTTCTTACTCTTCTAGCATCCCTTACTTGCCATCACCCTACccacaaagaaaacaagagaagcaGTGACATTAGCAGGGCAGAGGATTATTAGCCAGAGTCAGGCACTGGGAAAACCTGGCTCCTGGGGCCTTCCCATCTTATCACTACAGATTACAGCAGGTCTACCCAAGTATGAATAAGAGAGcacttaaaaataacaacagctggccaggcgcagtagctgatgcctgtagtgccagcattttgggaggccaaggtgggtgaatcatgaggtcaagagatcaagacagtctggccaccatggtgaaacctcgtctctactaaaaatataaaaattagctgggtgcagtggcgcgtgcctgtagtcccagctagtcggcaggctgaggcaggagaatcacttgaacccgggaggcggaggttgcagtgagtcgagatcgggctaccgcactccagcctaggcaacaagagcgagactccgtctcaaaaaaacaaacaatagctggctgggtgcagtggctcacgcctgtaattctaacactttgggaggccgaggaggcaggtggatcacctgtggtcaggagttcgagaccagcctggctaacatggtgaaaccctgtttctattaaaacaacaaaaaattagctgggcatggtggtggtgtgctcctgtaacccagctactcaggaggctgaggcaggagaatcccttgaacacaggaggtggaggttacagtgggccgagatcatgccattgaactccagcttgggcaacacgtctcaaaaaaataaataagtaaataacaatagctaacatttatatttatagtgcctttactatgtgccagcctctcttcttttttttttttttttgagacagagtctcgctctgtcacccaggctggagtgcagtggtgcgattttggctcactgcaacctccgcctcctgggtttaagtgattctcctgcctcagcctccccagtagctgggattacaaagtgttgggattacaggtgtgagccactg from Theropithecus gelada isolate Dixy chromosome 9, Tgel_1.0, whole genome shotgun sequence includes these protein-coding regions:
- the MORN4 gene encoding MORN repeat-containing protein 4 isoform X2 gives rise to the protein MTLTKGSFTYSSGEEYRGEWKEGRRHGFGQLMFADGGTYLGHFENGLFNGFGVLTFSDGSRYEGEFAQGKFNGVGVFIRYDNMTFEGEFKNGRVDGFGLLTFPDGSHGIPRNEGLFENNKLLRREKCSAVVQRAQSASKSARNLTA
- the MORN4 gene encoding MORN repeat-containing protein 4 isoform X1; this encodes MARRRAGPMRSGVAPGCLGNSQWAAGIVPSAVAWDGGVKWGKRWWRWRRARWQPGAHQRKSPRRRSPASRREGHPERPVPGRRHGFGQLMFADGGTYLGHFENGLFNGFGVLTFSDGSRYEGEFAQGKFNGVGVFIRYDNMTFEGEFKNGRVDGFGLLTFPDGSHGIPRNEGLFENNKLLRREKCSAVVQRAQSASKSARNLTA